The Prinia subflava isolate CZ2003 ecotype Zambia chromosome 5, Cam_Psub_1.2, whole genome shotgun sequence genome window below encodes:
- the LOC134550544 gene encoding mas-related G-protein coupled receptor member B4-like, with translation MEVTTVSPSPASATEGDNLCDIDVTSVAIHSVTLLISLCGLVGNGAVLCLLSLNDRNKGIFDLAFAEFLFLLFTVPSALLFLVEDVSCSPIMSLLYLSFLFQLSVLSYYWVLYRLTDIGTVLNIFKLCCRCNLPLRLWWLVDSVEFWAFFALFTFISAVTNLCPSHQQEHCRAALISVYTLILLLLAVPMLISRTIDFIKAKWGSKKLKFKRHDIVVFLIVLFIVLLILCNFLQELGYIVVSSQGFSLLNCIHSSIKPFIYFLAGGFQRPCSLKSLRLSLQRVLDEQEEKDAHSSNGCMDTVI, from the coding sequence ATGGAGGTGACCACCGTGTCCCCATCTCCCGCCTCAGCCACTGAAGGGGACAATCTCTGTGACATAGATGTCACCAGCGTGGCCATACACAGTGTGACACTGCTCATCAGCCTCTGTGGGCTGGttgggaatggggctgtgctctgcctcctcAGCCTGAATGACCGTAACAAGGGCATCTTTGACCTGGCTTTTGCTGAattcctcttcctgctcttcacagtcccctctgccctcctcttcctggtGGAGGACGTGTCCTGCTCTCCTATCATGTCCCTGCTGTACTTgagtttccttttccagctgtcagTGCTCTCCTATTACTGGGTGCTGTACCGGCTGACAGACATCGGCACTGTGCTGAATATTTTCAAACTCTGCTGCCGCTGCAACCTGCCTCTGCGCCTGTGGTGGTTGGTGGACAGTGTTGAATTCTGGGCCTTCTTTGCTCTCTTCACTTTCATTTCTGCAGTGACAAACCTGTGCCCATCACAccagcaggagcactgcagggcagctctcaTCTCTGTGTAcaccctcatcctgctcctctTGGCTGTACCCATGCTCATTTCCCGCACAATCGACTTCATTAAGGCCAAGTGGGGCTCCAAGAAGCTGAAATTCAAGAGACACGACATCGTTGTCTTCCTCATTGTTCTCTTCATTGTCCTTCTCATCCTCTGCAATTTCCTGCAGGAGCTTGGCTACATCGTTGTGTCTTCCCAGGGCTTTTCCCTGCTCAactgcatccacagcagcatcaAACCCTTCATCTACTTCTTGGCAGGAGGTTTCCAGAGGCCGTGCTCCCTGAAATCCCTCCGGCTCTCCCTCCAGAGGGTCTTGGatgagcaggaagaaaaagatgcCCACAGCAGTAATGGCTGCATGGACACAGTGATCTGA
- the LOC134550642 gene encoding mas-related G-protein coupled receptor member X3-like, which yields MEVTTVSPSPTSPTEGDNLCDIDVTNVAIHSVTLLISLCGLAGNGAVLCLLSLKDRDIGIFELAFADFLILLFTVPSTIVFLVEDMSCLPIMPLLYLSFLLQLSEVSSYWVLLQLLRANKVVVNYTALIYHILCGGNIPKRLEWLVLCTEYWAFALFTVISAVTYLCPSHQQEHCRAALISVYALFLVLFTAPLVISSITEFIRAKRGSQNQQLQRLKMVISLIAPFIFLLSLCNLLQQLGHIIVSSQVVFLLNCIHSSIKPFIYFLAGGFRRPCSLKSLRLSLQSVFGEPEESEEEEGWL from the coding sequence ATGGAGGTGACCACCGTGTCCCCATCTCCCACCTCACCCACTGAAGGGGACAATCTCTGTGACATAGATGTCACCAACGTGGCCATACACAGTGTGACACTGCTCATCAGCCTCTgtgggctggctgggaatggggctgtgctctgcctcctcAGCCTGAAAGACCGTGACATTGGCATCTTTGAGCTGGCTTTTGCTGACTTCCTCATCCTGCTCTTCACAGTCCCCTCCACCATCGTCTTCCTGGTGGAGGACATGTCCTGCTTGCCTATCATGCCCCTGCTGTACTTGAGTTTCCTTTTACAGCTGTCTGAGGTCTCCTCCTACtgggtgctgctccagctgttgCGTGCTAACAAGGTGGTTGTGAACTACACAGCATTGATATACCACATACTCTGCGGCGGCAACATTCCCAAGCGCCTGGAGTGGTTGGTGTTGTGTACTGAATACTGGGCCTTTGCTCTCTTCACTGTCATTTCTGCAGTGACATACCTGTGCCCATCACAccagcaggagcactgcagggcagctctcaTCTCTGTGTACGCCCTCTTCCTGGTCCTCTTTACTGCACCCTTGGTCATTTCCAGCATAACTGAGTTCATTAGGGCCAAGCGGGGCTCCCAGAACCAGCAACTCCAGAGGCTCAAGATGGTTATCTCCCTCATAGCGcccttcattttccttctcagcCTCTGCAatcttctgcagcagcttggcCACATCATTGTGTCTTCCCAGGTGGTTTTTCTGCTCAACTGCATCCACAGTAGCATCAAACCTTTCATCTACTTCTTGGCAGGAGGTTTCCGGAGGCCCTGCTCCCTGAAATCCCTCCGGCTCTCCCTCCAGAGCGTCTTTGGTGAGCCGGAAGAaagtgaagaggaagaaggatgGCTCTAG
- the LOC134550545 gene encoding mas-related G-protein coupled receptor member H-like, whose translation MEVTTVSPSPASATEGDNLCDTDVTSVAIHSVTLLISLCGLAGNGAFLCLFSLKWRNIGIFDLAFVDFLLLLFTVPSALLFLVEDLSCSLILPLLYLSFLLQLPWSFCYWALFWLMLISHNRNMYKPWMLCCCCNLPECLLCLMDTVHYCMFLALFIVICVMPYLCQSHQQEHCRAALISMHTLILLLFSAPILIFHTINFIKAKRGSNQQKTKRQDTVISLIVLFIVLLSLCNFLLQLGYTFVSSQVLFLLSCILSSIKPFIYFLAGRCWRPCSLKSLRLSLQRVFEEPQESAAHSSDPALDTVL comes from the coding sequence ATGGAGGTGACCACCGTGTCCCCATCTCCCGCCTCAGCCACTGAAGGGGACAATCTCTGTGACACAGATGTCACCAGTGTGGCCATACACAGTGTGACACTGCTCATCAGCCTCTgtgggctggctgggaatggggcttTCCTCTGCCTCTTCAGCCTGAAATGGCGTAACATTGGCATCTTTGACCTGGCCTTTGTTgacttcctcctcctgctcttcacagtcccctctgccctcctcttccttgtGGAGGACCTGTCCTGCTCTCTTATCCTGCCCCTGCTGTACTTGagtttccttctccagctgccaTGGTCCTTCTGCTACTGGGCGCTGTTCTGGCTGATGTTAATCAGCCATAATCGAAACATGTACAAGCCCTggatgctctgctgctgctgcaacctTCCTGAGTGCCTCTTGTGCTTGATGGACACTGTCCACTACTGCATGTTTCTTGCTCTCTTCATTGTCATTTGTGTAATGCCATACCTGTGCCAATCACAccagcaggagcactgcagggcagctctcaTCTCCATGCAcaccctcatcctgctcctctTTTCTGCACCCATACTCATTTTTCACACAATCAACTTCATTAAGGCCAAGAGGGGCTCCAATCAGCAGAAAACCAAGAGGCAAGACACGGTTATCTCCCTCATTGTGCTCTTCATTGTCCTTCTCAGCCTCTGcaatttcctgctgcagcttggcTACACCTTTGTGTCTTCTCAAGTTCttttcctgctcagctgcaTCCTCAGCAGCATCAAACCCTTCATCTACTTCTtggcagggaggtgctggaggcccTGCTCCCTGAAATCCCTCCGGCTCTCCCTCCAGAGGGTCTTTGAGGAGCCACAAGAAAGCGCTGCCCACAGCAGTGACCCTGCCTTGGACACTGTGCTCTGA
- the LOC134550803 gene encoding mas-related G-protein coupled receptor member B4-like encodes MEVTTVSPSPASPTEGDNLCDIDVTDVAIHSVTLLISLCGLVGNGAVLSLLSLKMRNIGIFDLAFADFFFLLFTVPSALLFLVEDVSCSPIVPLLYLSFLFQLSEVSYYWVIFWLVRTGSVVHMLKLFIPCMLCCRCTPPMRLLFLMFSVQYWAFFTLFIVIPSVTNLCPSHQQEHCRAALISMHVLILLLFAAPLLISRTISFIKAKWCSKEQQPKRRDIIISLIVILIVLLSLCNLLQQLGYTLVSSQVVFLLNCIHSSIKPFIYFLAGRCWRPCSMKSLRLSLQRAFDEQEEKAACENDAQKDTGV; translated from the coding sequence ATGGAGGTGACCACCGTGTCCCCATCTCCCGCCTCACCCACTGAAGGGGACAATCTCTGTGACATAGATGTCACCGACGTGGCCATACACAGTGTGACACTGCTCATCAGCCTCTGTGGGCTGGttgggaatggggctgtgctctccctcctcagccTGAAAATGCGTAACATTGGCATCTTTGACCTGGCTTTTGCTGActtcttttttctgctcttcacagtcccctctgccctcctcttcctggtGGAGGACGTGTCCTGCTCTCCTATAGTGCCCCTGCTGTACTTgagtttccttttccagctgtcagAAGTCTCCTACTACTGGGTGATTTTCTGGCTGGTGCGCACTGGCAGTGTGGTGCATATGTTAAAACTCTTCATTCCCTGTATGCTCTGCTGCCGCTGCACCCCTCCCATGCGCCTGTTGTTCTTGATGTTCAGTGTCCAGTACTGGGCCTTCTTTACTCTCTTCATTGTCATTCCTTCAGTGACAAACCTGTGCCCATCACAccagcaggagcactgcagggcagctctcaTCTCCATGCAcgtcctcatcctcctcctctttgctGCACCCCTGCTCATATCCCGCACAATCAGCTTCATTAAGGCGAAGTGGTGCTCCAAGGAGCAACAACCCAAGAGGCGCGACATCATTATCTCCCTCATTGTGATCCTCATTGTCCTTCTCAGCCTCTGCaatctcctgcagcagcttggcTACACCCTTGTGTCTTCTCAGGTTGTTTTCCTGCTCAactgcatccacagcagcatcaAACCCTTCATCTACTTCTTGGCTGGTAGGTGCTGGAGGCCCTGCTCCATGAAATCCCTCCGGCTCTCCCTCCAGAGGGCCTTTGatgagcaggaagaaaaagcagcctGCGAAAATGATGCCCAAAAGGACACGGGGGTCTGA
- the LOC134550546 gene encoding mas-related G-protein coupled receptor member B4-like — MEVTTVSPSPASPTEGDNLCDTDVTNVAIHSVTLLISLCGLVGNGAVLSLLSLKMRNIGIFALAFADFLFLLFTISSALLFLVEDVSCSPIMSLLYLSFLFQLSVVSYYWALFQLSRTGNVVDMYKICIPCMFYCRCTPPKRLLWLVVSVQYWAFFALFTVIPAMTNLCPSHQQERCRAALISVHALILLLFAAPLLISRTIDFIKAMWGSKKLKPQRHEIVVYFTVLLILLLSLCNFLRQFGYIIVSSQVLFLLNCIHSSIKPFIYFLAGGFRRPCSLKSLRLSLQRAFDEQEKEPAHSNDGSKDTVI, encoded by the coding sequence ATGGAGGTGACCACCGTGTCCCCATCTCCCGCCTCACCCACTGAAGGGGACAATCTCTGTGACACAGATGTCACCAACGTGGCCATACACAGTGTGACCCTGCTCATCAGCCTCTGTGGGCTGGttgggaatggggctgtgctctccctcctcagccTGAAAATGCGTAACATTGGCATCTTTGCCCTGGCCTTTGCTGacttcctcttcctgctcttcacaatttcctctgccctcctcttcctaGTGGAGGACGTGTCCTGCTCTCCTATCATGTCCCTGCTTTACTTgagtttccttttccagctctcagtGGTCTCCTACTACTGGGCACTGTTCCAGCTGTCGCGCACCGGCAATGTGGTAGATATGTACAAGATCTGCATTCCCTGCATGTTTTACTGTCGCTGCACCCCTCCCAAGCGCCTGTTGTGGTTGGTAGTCAGTGTCCAGTATTGGGCCTTCTTTGCTCTCTTCACTGTCATTCCTGCCATGACAAACCTGTGCCCATCACACCAGCAGGAGcgctgcagggcagctctcaTCTCTGTGCACGccctcatcctgctcctctTTGCTGCACCTCTGCTCATTTCTCGCACAATCGACTTCATTAAGGCCATGTGGGGCTCTAAGAAGCTGAAACCCCAGAGACACGAAATCGTTGTCTACTTCACTGTGCTCCTCATTCTCCTTCTCAGCCTCTGCAATTTCCTGCGGCAGTTTGGCTACATCATTGTGTCTTCCCAGGTTCTTTTCCTGCTCAactgcatccacagcagcatcaAACCCTTCATCTACTTCTTGGCAGGAGGTTTCCGGAGGCCCTGCTCCCTGAAATCCCTCCGGCTCTCCCTCCAGAGGGCCTTTGATGAGCAAGAAAAAGAACCAGCCCACAGCAATGATGGCTCCAAGGACACAGTGATCTGA
- the LOC134550547 gene encoding mas-related G-protein coupled receptor member H-like translates to MEVTTVSPSPASPTEGDNLCDIDVTDVAIHSVTLLISLCGLVGNGAFLCLLGLKWRNIGIFFLALLDFLFLLFTVPSALLFLVEDLSCSLILPLLYLSFLFQLPWSFCYWALFWLMLIGHNRNMYKPCMLCCHCSLLERLLGLMNTVHYCIFLALFIVICVMPYLCQSHQQEHCRAALISMHALILLLFAAPILIFHTINFIKAKRGSHQQKTKWQDTVISLIVLFIVLLSLCNLLQLGYTVVSSQVLFLLSCILSSIKPFIYFLAGRCWRPCSLKSLWLSLQRVFEEPQESAAHSSDPALDTVL, encoded by the coding sequence ATGGAGGTGACCACCGTGTCCCCATCTCCCGCCTCACCCACTGAAGGGGACAATCTCTGTGACATAGATGTCACCGACGTGGCCATACACAGTGTGACACTGCTCATCAGCCTCTGTGGGCTGGTTGGGAATGGGGCTTTCCTCTGCCTCCTTGGCCTGAAATGGCGTAACATTGGCATCTTTTTCCTGGCTCTTCTTGacttcctcttcctgctcttcacagtcccctctgccctcctcttccttgtGGAGGACCTGTCCTGCTCTCTTATCCTGCCCCTGCTGTACTTgagtttccttttccagctgccaTGGTCCTTCTGCTACTGGGCGCTGTTCTGGCTGATGTTAATCGGCCATAATCGAAACATGTACAAGCCCTGCAtgctctgctgccactgcagccttCTTGAGCGCCTTTTGGGCTTGATGAACACTGTCCACTACTGCATATTTCTTGCCCTCTTCATTGTCATTTGTGTAATGCCATACCTGTGCCAATCACAccagcaggagcactgcagggcagctctcaTCTCCATGCACGccctcatcctgctcctctTTGCTGCACCCATACTCATTTTTCACACAATCAACTTCATTAAGGCCAAGAGGGGCTCCCATCAGCAGAAAACCAAGTGGCAAGACACGGTTATCTCCCTCATTGTGCTCTTCATTGTCCTTCTCAGCCTCTGCAATCTCCTGCAGCTTGGCTACACTGTTGTGTCTTCTCAAGTTCttttcctgctcagctgcaTCCTCAGCAGCATCAAACCCTTCATCTACTTCTtggcagggaggtgctggaggcccTGCTCCCTGAAATCCCTCTGGCTCTCCCTCCAGAGGGTCTTTGAGGAGCCACAAGAAAGCGCTGCCCACAGCAGTGACCCTGCCTTGGACACTGTGCTCTGA